The bacterium sequence ATATTATGAAGGCGTGTGCGCACCTTAGCTGTAACTCTATCAGGCATACCACCTAAAAGGAGAAATAGGTCAATTCCATGAGGAGCCTGATTTATCAAGACTCCTCCCCCTTCTCCCTTCCAGGTAGCTCGCCATCTGCCACTATCATAATAAGCCTGAGTTCGGTAATTTGGCTCAATCAGAGAGGTTCGCCTTATTTTTCCTAATCTTCCACTTTCTATGAGCTTTTTAGCTAATCTTATCTCCGGCAAGGTTCTTTGTTGATACATTACAGCAAAAACTACACCACTTTTTTTAGCAGCTTGAAGGAATTTATCTGCTGCAGCTACAGAAACAGCAATAGGTTTCTCAGAAAGACAGTGAATTCCTCTTTT is a genomic window containing:
- a CDS encoding Gfo/Idh/MocA family oxidoreductase, giving the protein MKRGIHCLSEKPIAVSVAAADKFLQAAKKSGVVFAVMYQQRTLPEIRLAKKLIESGRLGKIRRTSLIEPNYRTQAYYDSGRWRATWKGEGGGVLINQAPHGIDLFLLLGGMPDRVTAKVRTRLHN